A window of Sphingomonas astaxanthinifaciens DSM 22298 genomic DNA:
GAGTGGACCGACGTCGACAGCTTCAAGTGGATGGAGCCGCAGGCGGACGGCTTCCGCAACTATCTGAAGACTCACCAGCCGGTGCGGACGGAGGAGTTGCTGCTCGACCGTGCCGCCCTGCTCGGCCTGTCGGCGCCGGAGATGACGGCGCTGGTCGGCGGTCTTCGCGTCCTCGGCGCCAACCATGGTGACCGTCCGGAAGGCGTGTTCACCGACCGCAAGGGTCAGCTGACCACCGACTTCTTCGTCAACCTGCTCGACAACGACACCTTCTGGGAACTGGTCGATTCGTCGAGCGACGAGGAGTTCATCGGCTTCACCCGCGCCGGCAAGACCCCGAAGTGGAAGGCGACCCGCACCGACCTCATCTTCGGTTCCAACTCGCAGCTTCGCGCCACCGCCGAAGTCTATGCCGAGAAGGGCAATGAGGCGCTGTTCGTGCAGCAATTCATCAAGGCCTGGGTCAAGGTCATGAACGCCGACCGCTTCGACCTCTTGCCCGCGCGCAAGGTGTCGGCTGACCAGGCCGGCGACGGATCGTCCGTCGGCGCCTGAGTCCTGGCATCACGAGCGAGGGGCCGGCGGAGCGATCCGCCGGCCCCTTTTTCATGGGTACCGGAGGCGGCGCAATTCCTCTGCGAGCAGCCGGAATTCAGGTTCGCGCGGGCTGCCCTGCCGCCATACGAGCGCGATCTTTCGCCGGGCGTCCTCGGATACCAGGGTCCGCACTTCGACCCCGGTCCCGTCGAGCAGTCCCGCCTCGACCGCCATTTGCGGGACCAAGGTCACGCCGAGCCGGTTGTCGACCATCTGCACCAGTGTGTGCAGCGAGGTGCCGAGGATCATCGCCGAGGAGCGCATTTCGGGCCGGTTGCAGGCCGCCAGCGCATGGTCCTTGAGGCAATGCCCGTCCTCGAGCAGCAGCATGCGCGCCGCGGTGATCTCGTCGGGACGGATCTCGTCGCCCGAAAGTTCGCCGGCGGCCGAGGCGATCAGCAGGCGGTCTTCGAACAGCGCGTCATGGTCGATGTCGCCGCAGTCGAACGGCATCGCCAGGAGCACGCAGTCGACCAGCCCCCGGTGAAGGCTGTCGCAGGCCGTGGCGCTCGGCTCCTCGCGCAGGAACAGCTTCAGTTGCGGATGTTCGGCGCGCAGCCGCGGCAGGAGCGGGGGCAGCAGGAAGGGCGCGATGGTCGGGATCACCGCCATCCGCAGTTCGCCGGTCAGCGGCTCGCGCTCGGCCTGCGCCATGTCGGCAAGTTCCTCGGCCGAGCGCAGCACCAGCCGGGCCTTGGCGACGATCCGGTTGCCGAGCGGCGTGAAGCGCAGCACCCGCCGCGACCGCTCGACGAGGGTCGAGCCGAGCAGCGACTCGAGCTCGCGCAGCGAGGCGGACAGGGTGCTCTGGGTGATGAAGCAGCTCTCGGCGGCGCGGCCGAAGTGACCATGGTCGTGAAGCGCGACCAGATACTGGAGCTGGCGGAGGGTGGGGAGATAGGCTGTCATCGGTTCAGTCAATCAATACAACAAGTCTAAGTTGTTAGACCATCCATTCCAAAGCGGGCATTGGGAAGGCAACGGACATGCCTGTTCCCCTGCATGGCATTCCGGGCCGCCGCCGCCAGCCTGTGATCCTTCCCCCTTGGATCGGCACGATGCGGCGGCGGCCAATCGCTGCCATTGACCCTGCTGTATTGTCGCTATAGCACACCCCTGACTTTTTCCGGGGGTGCGTGATGCGACTGGTGGCGATGGGTGCGATGATGGTGGCGGCGGCGACAGCTGCCGATGCGACGCCGCCAGGCTTTCCGGCGCGGGCTTCTGCGGTCCTCGCGAGCGCTGCCCCGGCCGACGGACCGGGCATCGTCGCCGTCGTGAGCGAGAATGGGCGGGTCGTCTGGCGCGGCGCAGCGGGCAAGGCCAACCTCGCCACCGGCGCGCCCTTGGCCCCCGCGAGCCTCTTCCGCTACGCCTCGATCAGCAAGCAGTTCACGGCCGCCCTGGTCCTCAAATATGTCGAGGATGGCCGGCTCGGGCTCGACGACGATCTCGGCAAGCTGCTCCCCGCCGAAACGCCGGAGGCCTGGCACAAGGTCACCGTCCGCCAACTGCTCAATCACACGTCGGGGATCCCCAGCTATACCAGCAAGCCGGGCTTCATGGCCGAGGCGAATACCGCGCGGGCGATCACCACGCGGCAATTGATCGACGTCACCCGCGACATGCCGATGGATTTCGCGCCCGGCACCCAGTTTCGCTACAACAACACGGGTTACGTGCTCCTGTCGGCGATCGTCGAGAAACTGTCGGGCAAGCCCTGGTATGCCGCGCTGCGCGAGCGGATCACCGGTCCGCTCGGGCTCACGTCGATCCGCTGCGGCTGCGAGCCCGGGCCGGCGGTGGTCGAGAGCTATACCGGCGGCAACCGGCCTTCGCAGAAGATCGACATGACCGTTCCGAGCGGGGCGGGGGCCTTGGTCGGGACGGCCGAGGACCTCGCCCGGTGGGCCGCCGCGCTGCACGGCGGGAAGGTGGTGAAGCCCGCCAGCTACCAGGCGATGATCACCCCCGCGATGCCGGCGGGGGCGACCGAGAAATATGGCTTCGGGCTGTCGCTCGGCGACGTCCGAGGACTTGCCGCCATCGGGCATAACGGCGGCATCCCGGGCTTCTCGACCGAGAGCATCTATGTCCCTTCGAAGAAGCTGTTCGTCGCCGCGCTGGCCAACAGCGACAGCGGCGCGGTCAATCCCGGCATCGCCGCCCGGCGGCTGCTGGCCGAAGCCGCCGGCATTCCCTTCCCCGAGTTGAAGGCCATGCCGACGGACCTGAGGACGCTCGAACCGCTGTTCGGCGTCTACAGCGGCGCCGGGGGGCAACGGCGCTTCTTCGCCCGCGACGGCAAGCTCTACACGCAGCGCGCCGACGGTGCCCGGGTCGAGGCCTATTGGGCCGGCGGCGACCGCTTCTTCTACGGTCCCGATTCGCTCAGCTATTTCGCGGTCGCGACGGGCGCGGACGGCAAGCCGGTGATGACCTTTCACCCCAATGGTGCACTCGCCGGCGAGACGCTCGCGCGCACCGGTCCGGTTCCACCCGAGGCCGCCGCCGCGCCGCTGACCCCGGCGCAGCTCGACCGCCTGGCCGGAAGCTATGCCTTCGGGCCCGCGACCATGACCATCGCGCGGAGCGGCGCCGGTCTCACCGCGCAACTCACCGGCCAGCCGCCGATCGCCCTCGATTCGATCGGGCCGAACGAATTCCGGACGGTCGGGGTCGATGCGCGGCTGGTCTTCGAGGAGGAAACCGGCAAGCTCGTCCGGGTCGTCCTCCACCAGAACGGCCGGACCATCCCTTTCGCCCGCCAGTAAGCGTCAGTCGCGCAGGGGCGAGCCGGCAAGTCCCTCGATCTGGGCGGCGGCGACTTCGCGCACGGCTTCACGGTCGAGCCCGCAGGCCCGCGCGATCTCTTCGCCCGCGAGGCTGTCCCCGATCGCCAGCAGGGTGAGGCTGAGCGTCATCCGGTCGACCGGACGGGGGTCGCCCGCGGCGCGCATGGTGCGGATGATCCGCTCGATGGTCGCGATCACCGGCTCGAGCGCCTCGCGCTGGCGGGTCAGCGCGACCCAGCCGATGAGTTCGCCCGCGCCGTCGCGGCGGAAGGCGTCGAACATGGCGTCGATCACGTCGCGCTCGCTCGCCTCGCCGCGGCGGCGCTGCTCGATCGCGCTCTCGATCGAGCTTGAGACGGTTCGCGCGATATCCTCGGCAAGCGCGCGCTGGAGCCCGGCTGCCGAGCCGAAATGATGGAGGACGTTGGCGTGGGTTCGGCCGACCCGCGCGGCCACGGCCTGCAACGTCACCGCCGCGGCACCCTCCCGCATGAGCAGGTCGCGCGCCGCCGCCACCGCCGCGGCCCGGCTCTCCTCAGGCGACACCCGCTTCCGGGTCAGGGCATTTATTGACATTCTTGTAAGCAATCTTCAGATAGGATTCTGTCATTCGATTGGAGGACCCGCATGAGCGTGGCAAGTCTCGAGCGCGTTTCGGTCACCCCGGAAGACCTGACGATCACCCCGCGCGACCGCCGATTCGGCCGCGAGGAGCAGACTCCGCGCTGGTGGCTCAACAACTCGCCATACGAGACCGCGCTCTACAATGCGCTGTCCGCCACCTTCCCCAAGGGCGAGGCCTATTTCATCGAGAGCATCCGCGCCTTCCGCGACCAGGCCGACGAGAAACTGGCGGGCGAGATCCGCGCCTTCACCACGCAGGAAGTGATCCACAGCCGCGAGCATCTCGCCTTCAATCGCCGC
This region includes:
- a CDS encoding hydrogen peroxide-inducible genes activator, yielding MTAYLPTLRQLQYLVALHDHGHFGRAAESCFITQSTLSASLRELESLLGSTLVERSRRVLRFTPLGNRIVAKARLVLRSAEELADMAQAEREPLTGELRMAVIPTIAPFLLPPLLPRLRAEHPQLKLFLREEPSATACDSLHRGLVDCVLLAMPFDCGDIDHDALFEDRLLIASAAGELSGDEIRPDEITAARMLLLEDGHCLKDHALAACNRPEMRSSAMILGTSLHTLVQMVDNRLGVTLVPQMAVEAGLLDGTGVEVRTLVSEDARRKIALVWRQGSPREPEFRLLAEELRRLRYP
- a CDS encoding serine hydrolase domain-containing protein, encoding MRLVAMGAMMVAAATAADATPPGFPARASAVLASAAPADGPGIVAVVSENGRVVWRGAAGKANLATGAPLAPASLFRYASISKQFTAALVLKYVEDGRLGLDDDLGKLLPAETPEAWHKVTVRQLLNHTSGIPSYTSKPGFMAEANTARAITTRQLIDVTRDMPMDFAPGTQFRYNNTGYVLLSAIVEKLSGKPWYAALRERITGPLGLTSIRCGCEPGPAVVESYTGGNRPSQKIDMTVPSGAGALVGTAEDLARWAAALHGGKVVKPASYQAMITPAMPAGATEKYGFGLSLGDVRGLAAIGHNGGIPGFSTESIYVPSKKLFVAALANSDSGAVNPGIAARRLLAEAAGIPFPELKAMPTDLRTLEPLFGVYSGAGGQRRFFARDGKLYTQRADGARVEAYWAGGDRFFYGPDSLSYFAVATGADGKPVMTFHPNGALAGETLARTGPVPPEAAAAPLTPAQLDRLAGSYAFGPATMTIARSGAGLTAQLTGQPPIALDSIGPNEFRTVGVDARLVFEEETGKLVRVVLHQNGRTIPFARQ
- a CDS encoding TetR/AcrR family transcriptional regulator, yielding MSINALTRKRVSPEESRAAAVAAARDLLMREGAAAVTLQAVAARVGRTHANVLHHFGSAAGLQRALAEDIARTVSSSIESAIEQRRRGEASERDVIDAMFDAFRRDGAGELIGWVALTRQREALEPVIATIERIIRTMRAAGDPRPVDRMTLSLTLLAIGDSLAGEEIARACGLDREAVREVAAAQIEGLAGSPLRD